One region of Geovibrio ferrireducens genomic DNA includes:
- a CDS encoding HAMP domain-containing sensor histidine kinase → MKLTGIFGRLALTNLILLVLISYFIIYVFHKTEQIHRILHEVTAVHLPVMAAADKLSASVLRMNEFRLKYQVTADKDFFDRFSGFKSEADEVNAHLAETVMGKSKSDIYDRVNELYTAFAEMSAAQISGRERDYAGTNREIEDISSKLTQQIKLLKDTADSEWRSKLERSSRMVERVLHRSVLFMAVCILGAAAVAFFNTRTIARPLQRLGEKTNEVAAGRFPDRFSLKAPYEIERLASDFNIMIARLKESREQKEEFVSNVSHELKTPLSSIKEAAQMLREGAFESDPESSRRLLEIIDTESERLIASVNGIIEISRLDINDVPYEMQRCKVGLILRDIARKTAPIASGKKINVTLDIPDDLPDVYADAEMIGRAAENLIGNALKYTAESGEINISVKKTDERLLLVSVKDNGRGIAEADLPHIFERYRRGRNQQGDVKGTGLGLAITKKIISRHGGEIWANSRPGKGSEFLFTLPLSF, encoded by the coding sequence ATGAAGCTGACAGGCATATTCGGCAGGCTCGCCCTGACAAACCTCATCCTTCTGGTGCTTATTTCTTATTTCATAATCTACGTATTTCATAAAACCGAACAGATTCACAGGATTCTTCATGAGGTTACTGCCGTTCACCTTCCTGTTATGGCAGCGGCGGATAAGCTTTCCGCATCTGTGCTGAGAATGAACGAGTTCAGGCTGAAATATCAGGTTACGGCAGATAAAGACTTCTTCGACAGATTCAGCGGTTTTAAAAGCGAGGCGGACGAGGTTAACGCTCACCTTGCCGAAACTGTTATGGGTAAATCAAAATCAGATATTTATGACAGGGTTAACGAACTCTACACCGCATTTGCCGAAATGTCCGCGGCGCAGATAAGCGGCAGGGAACGTGATTACGCCGGAACAAACAGGGAAATTGAGGATATTTCCTCCAAACTTACCCAGCAGATAAAACTGCTTAAAGACACTGCCGATTCCGAATGGCGCAGTAAGCTTGAGCGCTCCAGCCGCATGGTGGAGAGGGTTCTGCACAGGTCGGTTCTGTTTATGGCTGTCTGTATTCTAGGCGCGGCTGCCGTTGCCTTCTTTAATACCCGCACCATAGCGCGCCCGCTGCAAAGACTCGGCGAAAAGACCAATGAGGTCGCAGCTGGCAGATTCCCCGACAGGTTCTCCCTCAAGGCTCCGTATGAGATAGAGAGGCTCGCATCTGACTTTAATATAATGATAGCAAGGCTTAAGGAGAGCAGAGAGCAGAAGGAGGAGTTTGTCAGCAATGTTTCCCATGAGCTCAAAACACCGCTTTCATCCATTAAGGAAGCAGCGCAGATGCTCAGGGAGGGCGCGTTTGAGAGTGACCCGGAAAGCTCACGCAGGCTCCTTGAGATAATAGATACTGAATCAGAGCGCCTCATAGCCTCCGTGAACGGCATTATTGAGATCTCAAGGCTTGATATAAACGATGTCCCCTATGAGATGCAGCGCTGCAAAGTCGGCCTGATACTGAGGGATATTGCCAGAAAGACCGCACCCATAGCTTCCGGTAAAAAAATTAATGTGACACTGGATATACCGGACGATCTGCCGGATGTTTACGCAGATGCTGAAATGATAGGCCGTGCGGCGGAAAACCTCATAGGCAATGCACTGAAATATACTGCGGAAAGCGGGGAAATAAATATCAGCGTGAAAAAAACGGATGAACGCCTGCTTCTGGTATCTGTCAAGGATAACGGAAGAGGAATAGCTGAGGCGGATCTCCCGCACATATTTGAGCGCTACAGAAGAGGGCGCAATCAGCAGGGCGATGTCAAGGGAACCGGGCTGGGGCTTGCCATCACCAAAAAGATAATTTCCCGCCATGGAGGAGAAATATGGGCAAACAGCAGACCGGGGAAAGGAAGCGAATTTCTTTTCACTCTGCCGCTCTCTTTCTGA
- a CDS encoding cytochrome c oxidase subunit 3 family protein: MSNTHVHKDYHGAKLGMWLFLFTEVLLFGGLFVLYAVFLSKYPQEFHDGGKELDVVIGTLNTVVLLVSSYFVALAISFIQRGDKKKAILFTWLTMAMALMFLVNKFFEWKAKFSHGIYPTSPHLAELPHGENIFFGLYYIMTGLHGIHVVIGMTVLGFMVNFLKRDIINREDFVKLENAGLYWHIVDLVWIFLFPLFYLVL, from the coding sequence ATGAGTAATACCCACGTTCATAAAGACTACCACGGCGCAAAGCTCGGCATGTGGCTCTTCCTTTTTACGGAAGTGCTGCTCTTCGGCGGGCTTTTTGTCCTTTACGCGGTTTTCCTCTCCAAGTACCCGCAGGAGTTTCATGACGGCGGGAAAGAGCTTGATGTGGTAATCGGCACTCTGAACACCGTTGTTCTGCTTGTGTCCAGCTATTTTGTGGCTCTTGCCATCTCCTTCATACAGCGAGGGGATAAAAAGAAGGCCATACTCTTCACATGGCTCACAATGGCTATGGCGCTCATGTTCCTTGTGAACAAGTTCTTTGAATGGAAAGCAAAATTCAGCCACGGAATATACCCCACCTCCCCGCATCTGGCGGAACTGCCCCACGGGGAGAACATATTCTTCGGGCTGTACTACATCATGACCGGGCTCCACGGAATACACGTAGTCATAGGCATGACAGTGCTTGGTTTCATGGTGAACTTCCTCAAAAGGGACATCATCAACAGGGAAGATTTTGTTAAGCTGGAGAACGCCGGGCTTTACTGGCACATAGTGGATCTGGTGTGGATATTCCTCTTCCCGCTGTTTTATCTGGTTCTGTAG
- the coxB gene encoding cytochrome c oxidase subunit II has translation MENNLVDAVNKVDQAFLFIFGVSFAILFLITAVTIWFLFRYSKKRNPVPSDIEGNVIAETLWTVIPTILVFAMFWFGWTGYKALREAPADSMIVKVEARMWSWKFIYEDGRTSDKLYVPENTPVKLDMTSVDVIHSFYVPAFRIKMDTVPGMQTYAWFNSGEASQYDILCAEYCGTRHAYMLSKVVVVPKEEFIKWVETGEADSEKPGGLLVLEKHGCLDCHSMDGSEIVGPSFRDMYGRNVTVLENGRELTVKTDREYLKKAIKDPAAQIVKGYEDMMPPADEMTAEELETVIEFFEGGMVMEKKGAKGAKIAENEGCLGCHSTDGSEIVGPSFKNMIDRKLTAEHMGKKVEVTADIRYIIDSIKNPDDYVVDGYDGGMMPSYDLSDEDMKALIEFFSTLKDE, from the coding sequence ATGGAAAATAATCTCGTTGATGCCGTAAACAAGGTTGATCAGGCTTTTCTGTTCATCTTCGGCGTGTCATTCGCAATACTGTTTCTCATAACCGCCGTTACAATATGGTTCCTCTTCCGCTACAGCAAAAAGAGAAACCCCGTTCCCAGCGACATAGAAGGGAACGTCATAGCCGAAACCCTGTGGACGGTTATACCCACTATTCTGGTTTTCGCCATGTTCTGGTTCGGCTGGACAGGCTACAAGGCGCTGAGAGAGGCTCCCGCCGATTCAATGATCGTCAAGGTCGAGGCGCGCATGTGGTCATGGAAGTTTATCTATGAGGACGGCCGCACAAGCGACAAGCTCTATGTGCCGGAAAACACGCCCGTTAAGCTTGATATGACCTCTGTGGACGTTATCCACAGCTTTTATGTGCCAGCATTCAGAATCAAGATGGACACTGTTCCCGGAATGCAGACCTATGCATGGTTCAACAGCGGCGAGGCCTCACAGTATGACATTCTCTGCGCTGAATACTGCGGAACAAGGCATGCGTACATGCTTTCCAAGGTTGTTGTTGTTCCTAAAGAGGAATTCATAAAGTGGGTCGAAACAGGCGAAGCGGATTCTGAAAAGCCCGGCGGACTCCTTGTTCTCGAAAAACACGGATGCCTTGACTGCCACTCGATGGACGGAAGTGAGATTGTCGGTCCCAGTTTCAGGGATATGTACGGACGCAATGTGACTGTCCTTGAAAACGGCAGGGAACTGACTGTCAAAACCGACAGAGAGTACCTTAAAAAAGCCATAAAAGACCCGGCAGCCCAGATTGTGAAAGGCTATGAAGACATGATGCCCCCGGCGGATGAAATGACCGCTGAGGAGCTTGAAACCGTCATAGAGTTCTTCGAAGGCGGCATGGTCATGGAAAAGAAAGGGGCTAAGGGCGCTAAAATTGCCGAAAATGAAGGCTGCCTCGGCTGCCACTCAACCGACGGCAGCGAGATAGTCGGCCCCAGCTTTAAGAACATGATAGACAGAAAGCTCACCGCTGAGCATATGGGCAAAAAGGTCGAAGTAACCGCAGACATAAGATATATCATTGACTCAATTAAGAATCCGGATGATTATGTCGTGGACGGCTACGACGGCGGCATGATGCCCTCATATGACCTCAGCGATGAGGATATGAAGGCGCTCATCGAATTTTTCAGCACACTGAAGGATGAATGA
- a CDS encoding protoheme IX farnesyltransferase, with translation MNTDYLKLIRIKVTVLVGLSAFAGACLFSPRLSENHLYGVLAAVLLAAGCSALNQWQERREDALMERTQDRPLPSGRMKPEEALMFATIILAVAFTLILRMKNIPLFASGAAAVFVYNFLYTPMKKQTPFALMTGSVSGALPPLIGFFAAGGSPFDMRIFVVAGILYIWQTPHFALLSFKYAEDYAKAGFKTLTGTFGELKTRKFINVWMSGYATSLFFAIPAGIYLNKPVYFIHAAFAAATYILFLRFRADTDKAFMILNISIASFFLLLIADRMISLI, from the coding sequence ATGAACACCGATTATCTGAAACTTATAAGAATTAAAGTTACTGTTCTGGTAGGCCTTTCCGCATTTGCGGGGGCCTGCCTTTTTTCTCCTCGTCTCAGCGAAAACCACCTCTACGGTGTTCTCGCGGCAGTTCTGCTCGCTGCGGGCTGCTCCGCACTTAATCAGTGGCAGGAACGCAGAGAGGACGCGCTCATGGAGCGCACACAAGACCGCCCTCTCCCCTCCGGCAGAATGAAACCGGAGGAAGCGCTGATGTTCGCCACGATCATCCTTGCTGTGGCGTTTACGCTCATTCTCCGAATGAAGAATATCCCTCTCTTCGCCTCAGGCGCCGCCGCGGTTTTTGTATATAACTTTCTGTACACCCCGATGAAGAAACAGACCCCGTTCGCTCTTATGACAGGCTCCGTCTCCGGCGCTCTGCCGCCCTTAATCGGCTTTTTTGCCGCAGGGGGCAGCCCTTTTGACATGCGGATATTTGTTGTGGCGGGCATACTCTACATCTGGCAGACACCGCATTTTGCGCTTTTATCCTTCAAATACGCCGAGGATTACGCAAAGGCGGGCTTCAAAACTCTCACGGGGACATTCGGGGAACTGAAAACACGGAAATTCATAAATGTATGGATGTCCGGTTACGCGACATCCCTCTTTTTTGCTATTCCCGCGGGGATTTATCTGAACAAACCTGTTTACTTCATCCACGCCGCTTTCGCCGCAGCCACCTATATTCTCTTTTTAAGGTTCCGGGCAGATACTGATAAGGCATTTATGATACTGAACATATCAATTGCTTCATTTTTTCTGCTGCTCATAGCGGACAGGATGATTTCGCTTATCTGA
- a CDS encoding sigma-54-dependent transcriptional regulator — MNRVLAVDDDPNLLEIIRLRLKSSGFEVSTADCGDAALRLLEKEVFDAAVLDMKLEGETGLEIFENIKKADSELPVIFLTAYGTIDEAVEAMRRGAFGYLTKPFDHRELVIQVEKAVEKNNLSRENLRLRSMLRETLIAGNIIGRSEKIRRLNEQILLAAGSDASVYIQGESGTGKELVAKMLHLSSARKDRPFIAINSSAIPESLIESELFGYEKGAFTGANRRKKGFFEQAQEGTLFMDEVSEMPLSMQAKLLRVLENREVYPLGSEKKIKLDIRLVSASNKDLTEEIKKGTFREDLFYRIHVIHLRIPPLRERREDIPLLAGHFIKMYSGRYGRKAEHLSPQAFEKLMTYDWPGNVRELENTVESAVVLTTGTEISADAVRLSSDTTALQSYKEAKREFEQRYARELMEISKGNVSKASRMADVYRADLYELLKKYSIDPESFR; from the coding sequence GTGAATAGGGTTCTGGCTGTTGACGATGACCCCAACCTGCTTGAAATAATAAGACTGAGGCTCAAAAGCTCCGGCTTTGAGGTTTCCACGGCGGACTGCGGTGATGCGGCGCTCAGGCTTCTGGAAAAAGAGGTGTTTGATGCGGCTGTGCTGGACATGAAGCTGGAAGGTGAGACCGGGCTTGAAATATTTGAGAATATAAAAAAGGCGGATTCCGAGCTTCCGGTAATTTTTCTCACAGCATACGGAACAATAGATGAAGCAGTGGAAGCCATGCGCCGCGGCGCATTCGGCTACCTGACAAAACCCTTTGACCACAGGGAGCTTGTGATTCAGGTGGAGAAAGCGGTTGAGAAGAACAATCTATCCCGTGAAAACCTCCGCCTGCGGAGCATGCTCCGTGAAACGCTTATAGCCGGAAACATCATCGGCCGAAGCGAAAAAATCCGCAGACTCAATGAGCAGATCCTCCTCGCCGCTGGCAGTGATGCCAGTGTGTATATTCAGGGGGAATCTGGCACAGGCAAGGAGCTTGTGGCGAAGATGCTGCACCTGAGCAGCGCGCGCAAAGACAGGCCTTTTATCGCCATAAACTCGTCCGCCATCCCCGAAAGCCTTATAGAAAGTGAGCTTTTCGGCTATGAGAAGGGAGCGTTCACCGGGGCGAACCGCAGAAAAAAGGGTTTCTTTGAGCAGGCGCAGGAGGGCACACTGTTTATGGACGAGGTATCGGAGATGCCCCTTTCCATGCAGGCAAAGCTGCTCCGTGTGCTTGAAAACAGGGAGGTTTACCCTCTGGGGAGCGAAAAGAAGATCAAGCTTGATATAAGGCTGGTTTCCGCCTCCAACAAAGACCTCACCGAGGAGATAAAGAAGGGGACATTCAGAGAGGACCTCTTCTACCGCATACATGTAATACACCTCCGCATACCCCCGCTGCGTGAGCGCAGGGAGGATATTCCCCTTCTTGCCGGGCATTTTATCAAAATGTATTCGGGCAGATACGGCCGCAAGGCGGAGCACCTGTCACCTCAGGCGTTTGAGAAGCTGATGACATATGACTGGCCGGGGAATGTGAGGGAACTGGAAAACACAGTGGAGAGTGCGGTTGTCCTTACCACAGGCACGGAGATCAGCGCGGATGCTGTGCGTCTTTCCTCAGACACAACTGCGCTGCAAAGCTACAAGGAAGCCAAAAGGGAGTTTGAGCAGCGCTACGCCAGAGAGCTTATGGAAATAAGCAAAGGGAATGTCAGCAAGGCTTCACGGATGGCAGATGTCTACAGGGCGGATCTGTACGAACTCCTCAAGAAATACTCCATAGACCCCGAAAGTTTCAGATAA
- the ctaD gene encoding cytochrome c oxidase subunit I, whose protein sequence is MNSSTNTLPSFFEDSGSHRKGILSWLLTTDHKRIGLMYLYMVLGMFIVGVCLGLLIRLELIAPGKDIMTAQTYNAVFTLHGVIMIFIVVIPSIPAAIGNLVLPIQLGAEDVAFPRLNLFSWWLYLIGTVAALFSLFTGGGAPDTGWTFYVPFSEFTTTNVNVAVLAVFILGFSSILTGINFITTIHRMRAPGLTWTKIPLFTWSLYATGWIQVLATPILGITVLLIFVERVLGVGLFDPNKGGDPILYQHLFWIYSHPAVYIMILPAMGVVSDIIPVFARKSIFGYKAIAVSSLMIAFAGSLVWAHHMFTSGMSDTAVLIFSLLTFIVAIPSAIKVFNWVATLYKGSIVIEPPLVYALGFIFLFSIGGLTGLVLGSAGTDVHVHDTYFVVSHFHYVIFGGTGFGLFAALHFWLPKFYGRMYNKNIANWAFGILFVGFNTLYLPLFVIGLQGMPRRYYDYLPQYQTGHFISTVGSWILAVGIVLMFVNLYRGIRSGEKVGRNPWGAATLEWQVPSPPPLLNFDKEPDTSGKPYSYKGVARDE, encoded by the coding sequence CGGGCTCATGTATCTGTACATGGTTCTGGGAATGTTCATTGTCGGCGTGTGCCTTGGTCTGCTCATAAGGCTTGAACTAATAGCACCGGGCAAGGATATAATGACTGCCCAGACATACAACGCTGTTTTCACCCTCCACGGGGTGATCATGATATTCATAGTGGTGATACCCAGCATCCCCGCCGCCATAGGGAACCTTGTGCTCCCCATCCAGCTCGGAGCGGAGGATGTTGCTTTCCCCCGGCTTAACCTGTTTTCATGGTGGCTGTATCTCATCGGAACAGTTGCCGCTCTCTTCTCTCTCTTCACAGGGGGCGGAGCGCCGGATACCGGATGGACATTCTACGTGCCGTTCAGCGAGTTCACCACCACAAACGTAAACGTGGCGGTGCTGGCGGTCTTTATTTTGGGCTTTTCCTCCATCCTCACAGGGATAAACTTCATCACCACAATCCACCGCATGCGCGCACCCGGCCTCACATGGACAAAGATCCCCCTTTTCACATGGTCACTTTACGCCACAGGGTGGATTCAGGTTCTCGCCACCCCGATTCTGGGAATAACGGTTCTGCTTATCTTTGTGGAAAGGGTGCTCGGTGTCGGCCTGTTTGACCCCAACAAAGGGGGCGACCCGATCCTTTACCAGCACCTTTTCTGGATATATTCACATCCGGCGGTGTATATCATGATCCTCCCCGCTATGGGAGTGGTGAGCGATATTATCCCCGTTTTCGCCCGCAAGAGCATCTTCGGCTACAAGGCGATAGCGGTCTCAAGCCTTATGATAGCCTTCGCAGGCTCGCTGGTCTGGGCGCACCATATGTTTACCTCCGGCATGAGTGATACGGCGGTGCTGATATTCTCACTGCTCACATTCATAGTCGCCATACCGTCAGCCATCAAGGTTTTCAACTGGGTGGCAACGCTATATAAAGGCTCCATAGTGATAGAACCTCCGCTGGTTTACGCACTGGGTTTCATATTCCTGTTCTCCATAGGAGGCCTCACAGGGCTTGTGCTCGGCTCCGCAGGGACAGATGTTCACGTGCATGACACCTACTTTGTCGTGAGCCACTTCCATTATGTAATCTTCGGCGGAACAGGCTTCGGTTTATTTGCCGCCCTGCACTTCTGGCTGCCCAAGTTCTACGGCAGAATGTACAATAAAAACATTGCCAACTGGGCATTCGGCATCCTCTTTGTCGGGTTCAACACTCTGTACCTCCCACTTTTCGTCATAGGGCTTCAGGGCATGCCCAGAAGATACTACGACTATCTGCCGCAGTATCAGACGGGGCATTTTATCTCCACCGTCGGCTCGTGGATACTGGCAGTGGGTATTGTGCTTATGTTCGTTAACCTCTACAGAGGAATAAGAAGCGGCGAAAAAGTCGGCCGTAACCCATGGGGTGCTGCAACCCTCGAATGGCAGGTTCCCTCGCCTCCCCCTCTGCTCAACTTTGACAAGGAGCCGGATACATCAGGCAAACCCTACAGCTATAAGGGGGTAGCAAGAGATGAGTAA
- a CDS encoding cytochrome C oxidase subunit IV family protein, producing the protein MSEHNGHILSVKLLTAVLAVLLLLTFITVAATRVDFGYFKVVVALALATAKSLFVILFFMHLKYEDRFIKIIVFMCFLILAIFIGMTFLDVAYR; encoded by the coding sequence ATGTCGGAACATAACGGTCACATTCTCAGCGTAAAGCTGCTCACAGCGGTTCTGGCTGTGCTTCTTCTGCTCACTTTTATCACAGTGGCAGCCACAAGGGTGGATTTCGGCTATTTTAAAGTTGTGGTGGCGCTTGCGCTGGCGACTGCGAAATCGCTGTTTGTAATTCTGTTTTTCATGCACCTGAAATACGAGGACAGATTCATAAAAATCATTGTATTCATGTGCTTTTTAATTCTCGCCATCTTCATAGGAATGACCTTCCTTGACGTGGCATACAGGTAA
- a CDS encoding cytochrome c3 family protein codes for MRVFIYCIVSLMILASASACGSNSSSNSAAQKNAIGIPQLVDSKSHSGWERKDCSLCHPAKQLDEIHKYNPALPASFKKVGAGDIGACLYCHGTNGIKDVTAESYQCTLCHSNPSIVASAGLFGGHTTMHDLDSDGKIGNSDCVICHEYTDMNGKISLTRDFRQGAAAYSTKTEFCLNCHDGNGAFGITPPSLAFDGDFTNIFDTFRGIAGQTFTADIHGVKDGLGQTFGQFRPGASYTSAMEVGCTHCHDVHTSDNSYLITQSGDSAEDADSDAFNAPVSVQGNNFTELCALCHMSPDGAVTGNGLQEVVHPSGYDSNCTNCHYHGAGYGDKTNLF; via the coding sequence GTGAGAGTTTTTATTTACTGCATTGTTTCTTTAATGATTCTGGCCTCAGCCTCAGCCTGCGGCAGCAACAGTTCCAGCAATTCTGCCGCCCAGAAAAATGCCATAGGGATACCTCAGCTTGTGGATTCCAAAAGCCACAGCGGATGGGAAAGGAAGGACTGTTCCCTCTGCCACCCTGCAAAGCAGCTTGATGAAATACACAAATACAACCCTGCGCTCCCTGCCAGCTTCAAAAAAGTCGGTGCGGGTGACATAGGCGCATGCCTCTACTGCCACGGAACAAACGGAATAAAAGATGTTACAGCGGAAAGCTACCAGTGTACTCTCTGCCACTCCAACCCGTCCATAGTTGCCTCTGCCGGTCTTTTCGGGGGGCACACAACTATGCACGACCTTGACAGTGACGGCAAAATAGGAAACTCAGATTGTGTGATATGCCACGAATACACTGATATGAATGGGAAAATCAGCCTCACCAGAGATTTCAGACAGGGTGCGGCGGCATACAGCACAAAAACGGAATTCTGCCTGAACTGCCATGACGGAAACGGAGCCTTCGGCATTACACCGCCTTCACTGGCTTTTGACGGTGATTTCACAAATATATTCGACACATTCAGAGGCATAGCCGGGCAAACCTTCACTGCTGATATTCACGGAGTAAAGGACGGCCTCGGACAGACATTCGGCCAGTTCCGCCCCGGCGCTTCCTATACATCAGCGATGGAAGTTGGCTGCACACATTGCCATGATGTGCATACATCCGACAACTCATACCTGATAACCCAGTCCGGCGACAGTGCGGAAGACGCTGATTCTGATGCGTTCAACGCACCTGTGAGCGTTCAGGGAAATAACTTCACTGAGCTCTGCGCCCTCTGCCACATGAGCCCTGACGGAGCAGTAACCGGCAACGGACTTCAGGAGGTTGTACACCCCAGCGGCTATGACTCCAACTGCACAAACTGCCACTACCACGGCGCAGGCTATGGGGATAAGACAAACCTTTTTTAA
- a CDS encoding cytochrome c3 family protein, whose protein sequence is MNKRLTWFLLVLPVLLFGCTKFYYQSPYVKFNHEQHVNILFEQKKDCFYCHKLPDIETFINKGSDFKIGAELKIDNTCHTCHKEEITKVVSAPQNCYVCHDNLKTMKPEDHLTQWTQMHAVPAALDKKSCESCHSDWYCESCHSKQYSAESYRHPRAFKLRHSVEAMMDPASCDSCHKASFCIDCHRTN, encoded by the coding sequence ATGAATAAGCGATTGACATGGTTTTTACTGGTTCTGCCGGTTCTTCTGTTCGGCTGTACGAAGTTTTACTACCAGTCCCCTTATGTGAAGTTCAACCATGAGCAGCACGTAAACATTCTGTTTGAACAGAAAAAGGACTGCTTCTACTGCCACAAGCTGCCCGATATAGAAACTTTTATCAATAAAGGAAGCGATTTCAAAATCGGCGCAGAGCTCAAGATAGACAACACATGCCACACATGCCACAAGGAGGAGATAACCAAGGTCGTCTCCGCTCCGCAAAACTGCTATGTGTGCCATGACAACCTGAAAACCATGAAGCCGGAAGACCACCTCACACAGTGGACGCAGATGCATGCCGTGCCCGCTGCTCTGGATAAGAAAAGCTGCGAAAGCTGCCACTCCGACTGGTACTGCGAAAGCTGCCACAGCAAACAATATTCTGCCGAAAGTTACAGACACCCCAGGGCATTTAAACTCAGGCACTCTGTTGAGGCTATGATGGATCCGGCATCCTGCGACAGCTGCCATAAGGCATCTTTCTGCATCGACTGCCACAGGACTAACTGA